One window from the genome of Nitrospirota bacterium encodes:
- a CDS encoding dihydropteroate synthase produces the protein MLVIGEKISIIAKRVREAMMKRDKGPIQEIATAQWKAGAHMIDVNTGPAEEKGDELMTWMVESIQEVVPLPLCIDTTNPVALEAGLKAHNNQWGRPLINSTSNEPERFIMLELAAKYNAQVIGLTLGKGGLPADAEERCAIAAEIMARASEYGVPLEDIYLDPLILQICTMQDHARHALKAVRMFQELNDPPMKTVVGLSNISNGAPKDLRSLIDRTYLTLLIYEGLTAAIMNPLDKELMAALKTTDVFLGKTLYAHSYLEM, from the coding sequence ATGTTGGTCATCGGTGAGAAAATAAGTATCATAGCAAAAAGGGTTAGAGAGGCTATGATGAAGAGGGACAAAGGTCCGATACAGGAGATTGCAACTGCCCAGTGGAAGGCAGGTGCACACATGATTGATGTCAATACAGGGCCTGCAGAAGAAAAGGGTGATGAGCTGATGACATGGATGGTTGAGAGCATTCAGGAGGTAGTACCCCTGCCATTATGTATTGATACAACAAACCCCGTTGCCCTTGAAGCAGGGCTCAAAGCCCACAACAATCAGTGGGGCAGGCCATTGATTAATTCTACATCCAACGAGCCAGAACGGTTCATAATGCTTGAGCTTGCTGCAAAGTATAATGCGCAGGTAATAGGGCTTACCCTCGGCAAAGGAGGCCTGCCGGCAGATGCAGAGGAGAGGTGCGCAATCGCAGCAGAGATTATGGCGAGGGCATCTGAATATGGCGTTCCACTTGAAGATATATATCTTGACCCCTTAATACTCCAGATTTGCACAATGCAGGACCATGCAAGACATGCACTGAAGGCTGTGCGGATGTTTCAGGAATTAAACGACCCTCCGATGAAGACCGTGGTCGGACTCAGCAACATATCCAACGGAGCTCCAAAAGATTTAAGGAGCTTGATTGACAGGACTTATTTAACATTACTCATATATGAGGGACTTACAGCAGCAATAATGAATCCGCTCGATAAGGAATTAATGGCTGCACTCAAGACAACAGATGTATTTCTCGGAAAGACACTTTATGCTCATTCATATCTTGAGATGTAA
- the chrA gene encoding chromate efflux transporter produces MGNDYQRNKNSVIELIRLFLKLGTIAFGGPAAHIAMMEEEVVRRRKWITREHFLDLVGATNLIPGPNSTEMAIHIGYIRGGFLGLIVSGLSFILPAVIITGLLAWVYMSFGSIPQVTPFLFGIKPAVISVILVAVIRLGRTAAKNTLLMLIGIAVAAASLLGMNEILALLSGGVIGIILYRMKGHGSKKVSGWMIPLLSQSLGLLKSSDAKAAVAVSAAGIAGVSLWKLGLFFLKVGSVLYGSGYVLIAFLEGGLVKDYGWLTQQQLLDAIAVGQFTPGPVLSTATFVGYVVSGVPGAMISTAAIFLPSFIFVLILNPVIPRLRASKIMSAFLDAVNISAIGLMAAVVIQLASAALTDWRAILIALATTIAGIRFKINAAWLVAGGAVAGWVLQIVFR; encoded by the coding sequence ATGGGGAACGACTATCAGAGAAATAAAAACAGTGTCATAGAACTGATCAGATTATTCCTGAAACTTGGAACGATAGCATTCGGCGGCCCTGCAGCGCATATCGCCATGATGGAGGAAGAGGTGGTCCGCCGCAGGAAATGGATAACGAGGGAGCATTTCCTTGACCTCGTGGGAGCAACAAATCTCATCCCCGGCCCTAACTCTACAGAAATGGCAATCCACATCGGATATATAAGAGGAGGGTTTTTAGGTCTCATTGTTTCAGGTCTGTCATTTATCCTGCCTGCTGTGATTATCACAGGTTTGCTTGCCTGGGTATATATGAGTTTCGGGTCAATCCCACAGGTTACACCCTTTCTTTTTGGCATAAAACCAGCAGTCATCTCGGTTATCCTTGTAGCCGTTATTCGATTGGGCAGGACAGCAGCAAAGAATACGCTGTTAATGCTTATAGGGATAGCCGTTGCTGCAGCATCTCTGTTGGGAATGAATGAAATACTGGCATTACTCTCAGGTGGTGTCATCGGGATTATTCTTTACCGGATGAAAGGACATGGAAGCAAGAAAGTCTCAGGATGGATGATCCCGCTTCTGAGCCAGTCCTTAGGCCTATTAAAAAGCAGTGATGCAAAGGCGGCAGTAGCAGTCTCAGCCGCAGGAATTGCAGGCGTATCTTTATGGAAGCTGGGGTTATTCTTTCTTAAGGTAGGGTCGGTCCTCTATGGGAGCGGTTATGTCCTTATCGCATTCCTTGAGGGCGGACTGGTAAAAGACTATGGATGGCTCACACAGCAGCAACTTCTTGACGCCATTGCTGTCGGGCAGTTTACACCCGGCCCTGTCTTAAGCACTGCAACCTTTGTCGGCTATGTTGTCTCAGGTGTGCCGGGCGCTATGATATCCACTGCTGCCATCTTTCTCCCTTCGTTTATATTTGTCTTGATATTAAATCCCGTCATACCCCGACTCAGGGCCTCAAAAATAATGTCAGCCTTTCTTGATGCTGTAAATATCAGCGCCATTGGTCTGATGGCTGCTGTTGTCATTCAGCTTGCCAGTGCAGCACTTACAGACTGGAGGGCGATCTTGATTGCTTTAGCCACCACAATAGCAGGAATACGTTTCAAGATAAATGCCGCATGGCTTGTGGCTGGAGGTGCAGTTGCGGGATGGGTACTACAGATAGTTTTCAGATGA
- a CDS encoding acetyl-CoA decarbonylase/synthase complex subunit gamma produces MALSGVEIFKLLPKTNCKKCGFPTCLAFAMKLAQRQVNLDSCPDISEEAKKILGAASAPPIRAIVLGTGEKAVKMGEETVLFRHDKKFINPCVLAVNIKDSLSDAELNKMVDKVLNSEMERVGQKLRIDAISIENASNDKARYEAVTKLVSSKAPDTPIILNCKDPSAAEAAVKAVADKKPLLYCATTDNADAMANIAKANKIPLGVCANGLDSLSTLTEKIKGLGVDDIVIDSGAKSAREIIEQNTQIRRSAIKKGFKPLGYPIINFLQREDPILEASIASLAIAKYASIVVLSSIEKWKNLALFTLRQNLYTDPQVPMQVEQKIYKIGEPSPESPLLITTNFSLTYFIVSGEVENSKVPSRLAVMDCEGLSVLTAWAAGKFSASKIAQFIKDSGVENEVKHRELIIPGYVAILSGSIEDKLEGWKVTVGPREANALPSFLKSRAA; encoded by the coding sequence ATGGCTTTGTCAGGCGTTGAGATATTTAAGCTGCTCCCAAAGACAAATTGCAAAAAGTGCGGTTTCCCTACATGCCTTGCCTTTGCAATGAAACTTGCCCAGAGGCAAGTAAATCTTGACTCATGCCCTGATATCTCAGAAGAAGCCAAGAAGATACTCGGTGCGGCTTCAGCACCTCCGATAAGGGCCATTGTCCTCGGGACAGGCGAAAAGGCAGTCAAGATGGGAGAGGAGACTGTGCTTTTCAGACATGATAAAAAGTTTATTAACCCGTGTGTCCTGGCAGTAAATATTAAAGACAGCCTGAGCGATGCCGAACTGAATAAAATGGTAGATAAGGTTTTAAATTCAGAGATGGAGAGGGTCGGTCAGAAACTGAGGATAGATGCAATTTCTATTGAGAATGCATCAAATGATAAGGCGAGATATGAGGCAGTAACAAAACTCGTTAGCAGTAAAGCACCTGATACTCCAATCATCCTTAACTGCAAAGACCCCTCAGCAGCCGAAGCTGCTGTGAAAGCCGTTGCAGATAAAAAACCCCTGCTTTATTGTGCCACAACTGACAACGCAGATGCCATGGCAAACATCGCAAAGGCTAATAAGATTCCCCTCGGAGTTTGTGCTAATGGCCTTGATTCTCTGAGTACTCTGACAGAGAAGATTAAAGGTCTGGGGGTTGATGACATTGTCATTGATTCAGGCGCAAAGAGCGCCAGGGAAATCATCGAGCAAAATACACAGATAAGGCGTTCAGCAATAAAAAAGGGCTTTAAACCGCTCGGTTATCCAATAATAAACTTTCTCCAGAGAGAAGACCCGATTTTAGAGGCAAGCATTGCATCTCTGGCAATTGCCAAATACGCCTCCATTGTTGTCCTGAGCAGTATTGAGAAATGGAAAAACCTCGCATTATTTACCCTGAGACAGAACCTCTATACAGACCCTCAGGTCCCGATGCAGGTGGAACAGAAAATATATAAGATTGGTGAGCCTTCACCCGAGTCTCCCCTTCTCATTACAACAAACTTTTCTCTTACATACTTCATCGTCTCAGGTGAGGTTGAAAACAGTAAGGTGCCGAGCAGGCTTGCTGTTATGGATTGTGAGGGTCTTTCAGTGCTTACTGCATGGGCAGCAGGTAAGTTCTCAGCTTCAAAGATTGCACAGTTTATTAAAGACAGCGGAGTCGAAAACGAAGTAAAACACAGAGAACTCATAATCCCAGGCTATGTGGCTATATTGAGCGGTTCCATAGAAGATAAGCTTGAAGGGTGGAAGGTTACGGTTGGCCCGAGGGAGGCTAACGCCCTGCCCTCTTTCCTTAAAAGCAGGGCAGCGTAG
- a CDS encoding acetyl-CoA decarbonylase/synthase complex subunit delta has translation MAFVAPKETYSGKVLSVNFGKDSNAVTIGGENTMPFLGFEGNIANKPVIAYEIQDIIPDDWPENLKKNYEGEWDNPARWAKFCQENLKARALALRLVGTHPDRENRSPQDAAKTVRDVLSAIDIPLIILGSNNVEKDSSVLVAAAEAASGHNCIIGKAQEGNYKTIVAAALAHNHKLIAMSELDINLAKQLNILITQMGFDKERLITDPMCSALGYGLEYTYSVMERIKLAALTQNDATMQPPLVGDVGMYVWKIKETAASETDLPQWGSLEERGIAWEAVTAVAMLIAGTNLLIMRHPKAVKAVEKVIEELV, from the coding sequence ATGGCTTTTGTTGCCCCTAAAGAGACTTACAGCGGAAAAGTATTAAGTGTCAACTTTGGCAAAGACTCTAATGCAGTCACCATTGGTGGAGAGAACACAATGCCTTTTCTGGGTTTTGAGGGAAACATCGCAAACAAGCCGGTTATTGCTTATGAAATACAGGACATCATACCAGATGATTGGCCTGAGAACTTGAAGAAAAATTATGAAGGTGAATGGGACAATCCCGCCAGGTGGGCAAAGTTCTGCCAGGAGAATTTAAAAGCCCGGGCATTGGCCCTGAGGCTTGTGGGAACTCATCCTGACAGAGAGAATCGCTCTCCTCAGGATGCGGCAAAAACAGTCAGAGATGTCTTATCAGCCATTGATATACCACTTATAATCCTCGGCTCCAACAATGTAGAAAAAGACTCATCTGTTCTTGTAGCTGCTGCTGAAGCTGCAAGCGGCCATAATTGCATAATTGGCAAGGCCCAGGAGGGTAATTATAAGACTATTGTGGCAGCAGCTCTTGCCCATAATCATAAACTGATAGCCATGTCTGAATTAGACATAAACCTCGCAAAACAGTTAAACATCCTGATAACCCAGATGGGTTTTGATAAAGAAAGGCTCATTACAGACCCTATGTGTTCAGCGCTCGGCTATGGTCTGGAATATACCTACTCGGTCATGGAAAGGATAAAACTTGCAGCACTCACACAGAATGATGCGACAATGCAACCTCCTCTTGTCGGAGATGTTGGGATGTATGTATGGAAGATAAAAGAAACCGCTGCATCTGAAACAGACCTGCCTCAATGGGGCTCCCTTGAAGAAAGGGGAATTGCATGGGAGGCTGTGACTGCAGTAGCAATGCTCATTGCTGGCACAAATCTGTTGATCATGCGTCATCCGAAGGCAGTTAAGGCAGTGGAGAAAGTGATTGAGGAACTCGTTTAA
- a CDS encoding SRPBCC family protein, producing the protein MHKIVESIEIKAPVERVFAFLKDIEARLRLNPFWQVLRVERITVGEIGAGSKFHIIIKSADRKVDYTSGPLS; encoded by the coding sequence GTGCATAAAATTGTAGAATCCATAGAGATAAAGGCACCTGTGGAGAGGGTCTTTGCTTTTCTTAAAGATATAGAAGCACGGCTTAGACTCAATCCCTTCTGGCAGGTTTTGAGAGTTGAAAGGATTACTGTAGGGGAGATAGGCGCAGGAAGTAAATTTCACATTATTATTAAAAGCGCCGACAGAAAGGTTGACTATACGAGCGGCCCTTTATCCTGA
- a CDS encoding zinc ribbon domain-containing protein: protein MPAYEYKCLKCDETFTLYLSFKEKEQETPKCPKCGSTDVQRIYSPFHAVTSKKS from the coding sequence ATGCCAGCATATGAATATAAGTGCCTCAAGTGTGATGAAACTTTTACCCTTTATCTATCTTTCAAAGAAAAGGAACAGGAAACACCCAAATGTCCTAAGTGTGGCAGTACTGATGTTCAGAGGATATACAGCCCTTTCCATGCAGTGACATCAAAAAAGTCATGA
- a CDS encoding methylenetetrahydrofolate reductase: MSFRDILDSGKFVVTAEIGPPKGTNIKEMLHHAEMLKGKIDAVNVTDNQSAVMRICSLAVCKLMLEMGHEPILQMTCRDRNRIGLQSDLLGASVLGIKNVLCMTGDHPNAGDHKQAKAVYDVESVQLLGIVNSLNIGRDMSGNELKGSTDFFQGAVVTPEANPLEPQLMKFEKKVRAGARFFQTQAIYDIEKFKDFMKYARKFPVKILAGIVLLKSAGMANYMNNFVPGIRVPQVLIDELKSAGKEKALDAGINIAAKHIRQLREEKICDGVHIMAIGAEAMVPEIMKRAGLL; the protein is encoded by the coding sequence GTGAGTTTCAGAGATATCCTCGATTCCGGCAAATTCGTTGTTACCGCAGAAATCGGCCCGCCCAAGGGCACAAATATAAAAGAGATGCTCCATCATGCTGAAATGCTTAAAGGCAAAATAGATGCTGTCAATGTAACAGATAACCAGTCTGCTGTGATGAGAATCTGCTCTCTCGCAGTATGTAAACTCATGCTTGAAATGGGCCATGAGCCAATATTGCAGATGACATGCAGGGATCGTAATCGCATTGGTCTTCAATCAGACCTCCTCGGTGCAAGTGTCCTCGGCATAAAAAATGTCCTCTGCATGACAGGAGACCATCCAAATGCAGGCGACCACAAACAGGCAAAAGCAGTCTATGATGTGGAATCTGTGCAACTGCTCGGCATTGTGAATTCCCTCAATATCGGCAGGGATATGTCCGGCAATGAGCTTAAAGGTTCAACTGATTTTTTCCAGGGTGCAGTTGTCACCCCTGAAGCCAACCCCCTTGAGCCACAGTTAATGAAGTTTGAGAAGAAGGTCAGGGCCGGGGCAAGGTTTTTCCAGACCCAGGCTATTTATGACATAGAAAAATTTAAAGATTTCATGAAATACGCGAGGAAGTTCCCTGTAAAAATACTTGCCGGCATAGTGCTTCTTAAGAGTGCAGGCATGGCCAACTATATGAATAACTTTGTCCCTGGTATAAGGGTCCCCCAGGTATTGATCGACGAGCTAAAATCAGCGGGTAAGGAAAAGGCCCTCGATGCAGGGATAAATATAGCTGCAAAGCATATAAGACAATTAAGAGAAGAAAAAATCTGTGATGGTGTCCATATCATGGCAATTGGAGCAGAAGCCATGGTGCCTGAGATAATGAAAAGGGCAGGACTGCTGTAA
- a CDS encoding GxxExxY protein → MKHEEITDKVINVFYKVYNALGYGFLEKVYKNAMIKEFNKQNIRFINHCPIEVYYEGEVIGDYIADFIVEDKVIVEIKAIKQLSKSDENQLLNYLTATDREVGLLLNYGEKPEIKRKIYDNELKKDRDSKNSVKICVNP, encoded by the coding sequence ATGAAGCATGAAGAAATAACTGACAAAGTAATTAATGTGTTTTATAAAGTTTATAATGCCCTTGGATATGGTTTTTTAGAGAAGGTTTACAAGAATGCGATGATTAAGGAATTTAATAAGCAAAATATAAGATTTATTAATCATTGTCCCATTGAGGTTTATTATGAGGGAGAAGTTATTGGTGATTATATAGCAGATTTTATTGTTGAAGATAAAGTAATAGTAGAAATAAAAGCAATAAAACAGCTTTCTAAATCAGACGAAAACCAATTGTTAAATTATCTTACTGCTACCGATAGAGAGGTAGGACTTCTCTTAAATTATGGTGAGAAGCCTGAAATTAAAAGAAAAATATATGACAATGAATTGAAAAAAGATAGGGATTCCAAAAATTCTGTGAAGATCTGTGTTAATCCGTGA
- a CDS encoding AAA family ATPase — protein sequence MAYVIALAGKGGTGKTSIAGLTVRYLVEKKRKPVLAVDADSNSCLNEALGVSVHATIGHLREESLATIRGGSERPGGMSMEQLFDYQVQQSLIEARGFDLLVMGRPEGPGCYCAANNIIRKYTDKLSETYPYVVIDNEAGMEHLSRRTTHKVDLLLIISDPTVRGIHTAKRINVLIDELGLDIGQSALIINRTSGEEFAELKKLARGLSLEVAGSVPNDEIIFQFDLAGKPIFELPRESKALASVFEILDSLEIP from the coding sequence ATGGCATATGTAATTGCACTCGCAGGTAAAGGCGGGACAGGCAAGACCAGCATTGCAGGTCTTACTGTCAGGTATCTTGTGGAAAAAAAGAGAAAACCTGTTCTTGCAGTTGATGCTGACAGCAACTCCTGCCTTAATGAAGCCCTCGGGGTTTCTGTCCATGCAACCATAGGGCATCTCAGAGAAGAGTCTCTTGCCACAATACGTGGCGGCTCTGAAAGGCCGGGCGGTATGAGCATGGAGCAGCTTTTTGACTATCAGGTTCAACAGTCTCTGATTGAAGCCAGGGGATTTGACCTCCTTGTCATGGGCAGGCCGGAGGGGCCTGGGTGCTACTGCGCAGCAAACAACATAATAAGAAAATATACTGACAAACTTTCTGAAACATATCCGTATGTGGTTATTGATAACGAGGCCGGCATGGAACACCTGAGCAGGAGGACAACCCATAAAGTCGACCTTCTCCTCATCATCAGTGACCCAACTGTCAGGGGCATTCATACAGCAAAAAGGATAAATGTCCTTATTGATGAGCTTGGCCTTGACATCGGACAAAGTGCTCTCATTATTAACAGAACTTCAGGCGAAGAGTTTGCTGAACTCAAAAAACTTGCCCGGGGATTGAGCCTTGAGGTCGCTGGCTCTGTGCCCAATGACGAAATAATATTCCAATTCGACCTTGCTGGAAAACCTATCTTTGAGCTTCCACGTGAATCTAAGGCGCTGGCCTCTGTCTTCGAAATATTGGACTCCCTCGAAATCCCTTAA
- the panB gene encoding 3-methyl-2-oxobutanoate hydroxymethyltransferase encodes MSKITLNEFFRKKVEKQKITMLTAYDYPFAQIVDEAGIDAILVGDSLGMVVQGLENTLPVTMDEMIYHTKMVSRAVKNAMVIGDMPFMSYQVSVEDAVRNAGRFLKEAGAQAVKMEGGAEVLKHINAMTKADIPVMAHIGLTPQSIYRIGGYKIQGKTEEAARRLIEEAHAVEDAGAFSLILEAIPADLAKKITSELRIPTIGIGAGPYCDGQVLVIHDVIGLFERFVPKFVKRYANLKEEALNAIRTYKEEVEKGIFPSDEHSFK; translated from the coding sequence ATGTCTAAGATCACACTAAACGAATTTTTCAGGAAAAAGGTTGAGAAGCAGAAGATCACGATGCTTACTGCCTACGACTATCCATTCGCACAGATAGTGGATGAGGCAGGGATTGATGCGATACTCGTAGGAGATTCCCTCGGGATGGTTGTGCAGGGGCTTGAAAACACACTCCCTGTGACGATGGACGAAATGATCTACCACACAAAGATGGTTTCACGGGCTGTCAAAAATGCAATGGTTATCGGAGACATGCCATTCATGTCCTATCAGGTGAGCGTTGAAGATGCAGTTAGAAACGCAGGAAGGTTTTTAAAAGAGGCCGGTGCACAGGCTGTAAAAATGGAAGGCGGGGCAGAGGTCTTAAAACATATAAATGCAATGACAAAAGCCGACATCCCGGTAATGGCCCATATTGGCCTTACTCCACAGTCCATTTACAGGATAGGTGGATACAAGATTCAGGGAAAGACTGAAGAGGCTGCCAGAAGGCTTATCGAGGAGGCCCATGCAGTTGAAGATGCAGGGGCGTTTTCATTGATTCTTGAGGCCATACCAGCAGACCTTGCAAAAAAAATTACTTCTGAATTGAGGATACCAACTATTGGAATTGGTGCTGGCCCTTATTGCGATGGGCAAGTGCTTGTCATCCATGATGTTATCGGATTGTTTGAGAGGTTTGTACCAAAATTTGTCAAGCGCTATGCAAACCTCAAGGAAGAGGCACTAAATGCAATCAGGACTTATAAAGAAGAGGTAGAAAAAGGTATATTTCCATCAGATGAACACAGTTTTAAATAG
- a CDS encoding FAD-dependent thymidylate synthase, which yields MPETKLKVILLRHTPNPEETIAMAAKLCYSPSDVESLKEKIEAKDQKAFVEKLVKMGHMTPIEHASFTFAIEGISRACSHQLVRHRLASYSQQSQRYVSESSRGSGVESQESTFDYIIPPSIAQDAEAKKTFENFMVEAQQAYDFLVRKLNEKGIKGEAANQDARFVLPNAAETKIIVTMNARELLHFFRQRCCYRAQWEIRQMAEEMLKLVKKIAPTIFHKAGPGCLYAPCPEGEYTCGKIKEVRKKYGVGQR from the coding sequence ATGCCAGAAACTAAATTAAAAGTAATCCTCTTACGACATACACCGAACCCTGAGGAGACTATAGCCATGGCTGCAAAGCTGTGCTATAGCCCATCAGATGTAGAATCGCTGAAAGAGAAGATCGAGGCAAAAGACCAGAAGGCATTTGTTGAAAAACTTGTAAAGATGGGGCATATGACTCCTATAGAGCATGCATCTTTCACATTCGCTATTGAAGGGATTTCAAGGGCATGCTCTCATCAGCTTGTAAGGCACAGGCTTGCGTCATATTCTCAACAGTCACAGAGGTATGTGTCAGAAAGCAGTCGAGGGTCTGGAGTCGAGAGTCAAGAGTCAACATTCGATTATATAATCCCGCCGTCTATAGCCCAGGATGCAGAAGCCAAAAAGACATTCGAGAATTTTATGGTTGAAGCACAACAGGCCTATGATTTCCTTGTCAGAAAGCTGAATGAAAAGGGCATTAAGGGTGAGGCTGCTAATCAGGATGCCAGGTTTGTGCTACCTAATGCTGCTGAGACAAAGATAATCGTTACAATGAATGCAAGGGAACTTCTGCACTTTTTTAGACAACGCTGTTGTTATCGTGCTCAATGGGAAATTAGGCAAATGGCAGAGGAGATGCTTAAACTTGTTAAAAAAATTGCCCCAACAATTTTTCATAAAGCAGGCCCTGGATGTCTTTATGCCCCCTGCCCTGAAGGCGAATACACATGCGGAAAGATTAAAGAGGTAAGAAAGAAATATGGCGTTGGACAGCGATAA